The genomic region GATTCAATATAGGCTTTAATGATGCGACTACAACGAATTGCTAGCAAGTATCCCGAATGAGATAAGGCGTATTCGAGTTTAGCGACTTGGCGAGAATCGGGATCTTCGAGAGAGATATTCGGCGGAATCCAAAGTTGTCTTAAGGCTTTAAATTCCCTTTGTATTTTAATGAATTTTAGGAGCGCGATCGCACTTGCAGTTCCTGCTAAAAAAATAACAAGAGGTTGAGTCAATCCTCTCTCATAAAGTAAAACGCCGATAAAAGTATCTTTTACCGGAAATAGCAAAATATAAATACCCACAAGAACGACACAACCAATCCCTATTGCCAATGGCATAGGAACATCTAATTCCTGTCGTGCGTAACTGGAACTTCTCGACATATCAATAAAATCCTAGGGATTGACGGCTAACTCAGGTGCGATCCTAACAAATTTTGCTCTAAGCTAAGATGCGTCTAGAGTAGGGGCATAACACGGCTCTAAGTACAGGACAAAAGTTGCTGCGAATCCAATTTACGATTGAACGAGTCGGTTGGGGAGCCACTGTTTTGCTGGGGTTCCCCCCGTTGTAGCAAGTGGCGTTTGAATGTAATGAAACCCAACAGAGGCAAGACTTATAACTTTTGTTGGGTTTCGCTCTCGCTCAACACCAACCTACAAAAACACGTTATTTCTAGGGATGAATCTTCTCGCCGCATCCCCGTGTCTCCCACTCTCCGCGTCTCCGCGTCTCCCTCAACGCACAAGATCGAAATTGACAGACCACTAGTGGGGTTGATAGCTGGTCATCACTCTTCCCGCACCCCATAATTGTTGGTAGTAAGCGCGACTCACCTCATTACTGTCTTCCGAAAGCTGGTCAATGCCAATTCCATCGCGTCCAATATCTTTGCCAGAACTGTGGATATATTGACCCTCTCCCAAATAAAGCGCTACATGACTCACCCTCGCGGTTTGCTGGAAAAAAATCAAATCGCCGGGACGCAATTCTTCGATTTCAATGGATTGGGTAAATGCTGCTTGCTGATAGGAATCTCTGGGTAACCAAATTCCCGAAGCCGCAAACGCCGCCTGCATCAGTCCCGAACAATCGTAATTTGGCGCGACAGTTCCACCCCACAGGTAATAATTGGGGCATTGCATGGCGGCGCGAGTAAAGGCAATGATTTGGGGAATTTTCTGCTCGATTTCTGCGCGGGAATATTTTTGGGGTTGATACGCCGTTGTTGCAGGTTGCAATGCGCTGACACTCGAACGAGGCAACCATCCCGAATAACCATCTTCGCACAAACAAACTTCCAGGGCAGAATCGCGCACAGAAAGAAGGCATAGCTGTCGTCCCGTCGCTGCTTGGGTTACTAAATTTTCGCAGTTGGGAGATTCGTAGAGATTGAGGTTAGTTTGAAGAGAATATTCTTCGGTGGGTGATGGAGTTAGCATGATGCTTGAAAGACGCACAGGTTGACACTCCCCTGCCTAAAGGCGAGGGGATTCTTCTTTCATCGACCCAGCTTGTTTGGACAGGTTTTCACCAATCCAAATAGAGGCTAAATCTCCAGAAGCGTTTGTTCCGGTATGCCCTACCGTACTTAAGGCTCGGTTCAAGATGTTAATGGCTGCATTATGGTCGCGGTCTAAAGTACATCCACACTGGCACACATGAGTCCGAGTACTGAGCGACTTCTTGACCGTTGTCCCACAACTAGAGCAGTTCTGAGAAGTGTACGCCGGATTAACCGCAACAGTTACCTTACCGAACACTTTCGAGAAATACTCCAGCCACGCCCTGAACTGATACCAACCCACATCATTAATCGACTTAGCGAGACAGTGATTTTTTGCCAAATTCCGTACTCTCAAGTCTTCGTAGGCTATCAGATCGTTAGATTGAACAACGCACCGCGCCAGCTTTACGGCGTGGTCTTTACGCTGCCTACTTATCTTGAGGTGCTGTCTGCTGAGTCGATTGATGGCTTTGGAGCGGTTGGCAGAGCCTTTTTTCTTGCTCCGGGCATAGTCTGAGGAAACCTCAGAATGTCCGGTGCGCTTCTTGCGAGAAACGCGACGTTGATGAAACCTTATGCGCTCCTCACCCAAGCGATAAAATCGAGGATTGGGTTCTGCATTGCCGTTGGAGTCGGTGTAGAACTCCTTCAATCCAACATCTAACCCGATGGCATTGCCGCTCGGTTCAATAGTTTCTGTTCGCTCTATTCTGACGCAGAACTGAACATAGTAACCATCGGCACGGCGAACAATGCGAACGCGCTTAATCTGGTCGATATCGTAGAAGTGAAGGTCATAGCCCCCTTTCAACTTCAATCGCCCGATTCCCTTTTTGTCAGTGAAAGTGATGTGTTTGCGCTCGTTAGATAGCTTCCACCCACTAACTTTGTACTCGACAGAACGTGCGTTCTTCTTGAATTTCGGATAGCCCTTCTTCCCCGCCACCTTCAGCTTGCAGTTAGCATAAAACCGCAAAATTGCAGACCATGTGCGTTCTACAGAAGCTTGGCAAGCATGGGAGTTCAAGTCTTTAACAAAGGGAAATTCGGCTCTAAGGCTGGTGTTATACCGAAAAATCTCTTTTTTCCCAACCTCTCGACCGTTCATCCAATAACGTAAGCATTTGTTTTGAACAAACTGCGCAGTACGGATGGCTTCATCAATAGCCATCTTCTGTTGCTGGTTGGGATAGCTCTTAAATTCTAGGACTATCACGATGTTCGACCTCTTTATCGCTATATTTTATTCTACCAAACCTAGTATCAGGGTTCCGGTAGGTTTGGGAAATCACTGAAAGCCCCCCTGTAAGCGCACCCCCACGCGCCGAGGTTTCCAAGTCCGTGTCATCTGGGGAGGTGGCGACATCTGACGGGGCGTACAGGGTTTCGAGGTTTCCTCGAAACACAGCCCCTCAGTTTTCCTCAGATGCTTGTGACCGCCGTGTTTCCCCAGATGTTTATACCGGACGCTCGGCGTAAAGACGGAGCAAGAAGGGAGGAGGCTTGAAACCCATGCATTTTGGTCATTTAAGCATATATGAGTTCAGAATTAAGGCAATAAGCCCTCTCCCCCAACCCCTTAAGGTCGGCTTGCGTCCTCTCCCAAGCCTGGGAGAGGGGAGATAGACGCAATCGAGATTAACTAACCTCTAGGCGTTGCTTCTGCCAAATCCACCCCCGAAAGCGGAGATAAAGAACGCTCCTCCAAAGCCGCGAAAATTATACTGCGCCACTGTTCGATCGCCCGCAACAAGAGTACTTGCTCTGGTAATCGGATACTTTGGCGTGCCAACGCTTCTAGGCGTTCCAAGGAATTGAGGGCGCGAGCAAAGGTGACCAATGGTTGGTTCGGCGCTGTTAAGGTTTCTGGAGTTGTAACCTCCGCCGCAATTTTTCCCAGACGCTCTAAACTATCGATGACACTGGGATTTAGGGCATTCGATCGCGCGCTGAATAAACCCAAAAATTCTTCAGTAGCGAGTACATCCACCGCCCCGCCAAGATCGGAGAGGGTTTGATAGTCGAGAAATATCTTTAATGCACTCCAAGAACACCGGATTTCAACGCCACCGGGATAACGCTCGCAAGCGCTGTAAAGCTGTTCTAAGGAGGAAGAGGTCAGTTTGGGTGAATTGAAGGTTTGGGCGTAAAGAAAGGTAGCAAATTGTGTGAGAGGGGTGGTGCGGCGCGATCGCGCCCAATGGGTTAATACTCCCACAAAAGACTCAGCCCACGCCGATAGGGTTTCGCTACTACAGCGAACGGGTTGCAGGGCAAGTTCGCCTAAAAGGACTTGGCGGCGACTGAGAAAACACTTCCAATCTTTGGGTTCGATGGGTGCAAGGAGATAGCTTTCTAATTCCGGGGCGCTGAGGAGGCGATAGAGGAAGTGTAGAGGCGCTGGAGAGCGATGTAGATGGGTGTAGAGCGCTCGTTGAACAGCAGCGCGTTGAAAGGGATTAGCAGCGATTTCAGCCGCGATTTGCAAACCGAGAGATTCGGATTGTTGCAAGCGATGCAATAGGAAGCGCGTCGTACCGGGAAGAGGCAGTACTACGGATTCGTCCCATTGCGAGAGATGGGTGCGTTGTGGAATCAAATTGAAGGGATAGAAAATGAGGCGTAGGGAGCCGATCGCGACAAATCGGTTAAAATCAATGCCGATGCTTTCGATCGCGCGCCAACCGCCCACAAGGGAGCCTTTAATACTGGTGGCGGGACGATTGAGAAAACCCGCAACAACAATACTGGAAAAAACCGCGATCGCGGTCGTCGTAACAATGCCCGCAATCGCCCCCAGCGCCTTGCGATTGGCAAGTCCCAAACTGACATTGAGCAACAAACCAAAACAAATCCCCAGGGCAATATAAAGGGAACGATCCAAAAGGGAAATCTCAGCAAATGCCCCGAAGGAAGGATGCGCTTTCAATCGGTCGAAAGCAATGACCGCAAGGGTATAGCAAGCGCTAAAAACTAAACTCACTCCCAAGCTGGCGAAAATGCTGCCGTAAAGTCCAAAGAGCATCAAACCCATTGTTAAAGTGAGGGCAACCAGCACAACGGTTAAAAACAGGCTGAATCCACCGCTAACGAAGAGAGAGAAGAGATATCCCAAGCGTTGCAAACGAACTTGGTTCAGGGGGATGAGTTGTCCG from Lusitaniella coriacea LEGE 07157 harbors:
- a CDS encoding RNA-guided endonuclease InsQ/TnpB family protein, which translates into the protein MIVLEFKSYPNQQQKMAIDEAIRTAQFVQNKCLRYWMNGREVGKKEIFRYNTSLRAEFPFVKDLNSHACQASVERTWSAILRFYANCKLKVAGKKGYPKFKKNARSVEYKVSGWKLSNERKHITFTDKKGIGRLKLKGGYDLHFYDIDQIKRVRIVRRADGYYVQFCVRIERTETIEPSGNAIGLDVGLKEFYTDSNGNAEPNPRFYRLGEERIRFHQRRVSRKKRTGHSEVSSDYARSKKKGSANRSKAINRLSRQHLKISRQRKDHAVKLARCVVQSNDLIAYEDLRVRNLAKNHCLAKSINDVGWYQFRAWLEYFSKVFGKVTVAVNPAYTSQNCSSCGTTVKKSLSTRTHVCQCGCTLDRDHNAAINILNRALSTVGHTGTNASGDLASIWIGENLSKQAGSMKEESPRL
- a CDS encoding C40 family peptidase; translation: MLTPSPTEEYSLQTNLNLYESPNCENLVTQAATGRQLCLLSVRDSALEVCLCEDGYSGWLPRSSVSALQPATTAYQPQKYSRAEIEQKIPQIIAFTRAAMQCPNYYLWGGTVAPNYDCSGLMQAAFAASGIWLPRDSYQQAAFTQSIEIEELRPGDLIFFQQTARVSHVALYLGEGQYIHSSGKDIGRDGIGIDQLSEDSNEVSRAYYQQLWGAGRVMTSYQPH
- a CDS encoding WD40 repeat domain-containing protein, with product MPTFPDCQSKRPTQLNPLNPYHYVLIVYWVFFRPSILHSYLYDASPRLYILRGGRKFWQGFAVKAYRRLYLMFPVALAFLAIALGLLFSTVTAYNLQGHSSGVTAVVATTDGAIAVSAASDRQMKSFVPATDAMLKVWDLERGSERATLKGHRKSVSAVAIAPDGKRAISGSFDETVRVWDLQTGQQLYKLEGHERWISDLAIAPDGITAVSASGDGTLKVWDLQRGTERYTLVGHEGEIYDLAITPDGTRVVSASGDGTLKVWDLQRGTELYTLKGHQGGVNAVIITADGEGVISASGDGTLKVWDLAQGTERYTLTGHQDSVDTIALLPGNRLVSGSKDKTLKIWDLAQGQELYTLKGHKGWISSVAVAGERILSASSDNTLKVWDGAQGQELYTLEGHNSWVRAIATLSDETAISVAYDRFPRVWNLATGQLIPLNQVRLQRLGYLFSLFVSGGFSLFLTVVLVALTLTMGLMLFGLYGSIFASLGVSLVFSACYTLAVIAFDRLKAHPSFGAFAEISLLDRSLYIALGICFGLLLNVSLGLANRKALGAIAGIVTTTAIAVFSSIVVAGFLNRPATSIKGSLVGGWRAIESIGIDFNRFVAIGSLRLIFYPFNLIPQRTHLSQWDESVVLPLPGTTRFLLHRLQQSESLGLQIAAEIAANPFQRAAVQRALYTHLHRSPAPLHFLYRLLSAPELESYLLAPIEPKDWKCFLSRRQVLLGELALQPVRCSSETLSAWAESFVGVLTHWARSRRTTPLTQFATFLYAQTFNSPKLTSSSLEQLYSACERYPGGVEIRCSWSALKIFLDYQTLSDLGGAVDVLATEEFLGLFSARSNALNPSVIDSLERLGKIAAEVTTPETLTAPNQPLVTFARALNSLERLEALARQSIRLPEQVLLLRAIEQWRSIIFAALEERSLSPLSGVDLAEATPRG